CATAAAGGGCAAACTCTATAAATGGGTCTAGTTCATTCAAGAGACCGTCAGTGATCTGTTTTCATTATTTTATACTTTACACCTGCACTATTTTTGCTGTTCAGTCTTCAATGTGGCATGGCATATCATAGATCTGAATTCTAATGCATGGTATTGTTTAATTGTATAGGTTATCAGTGGCCATTTGGGATGGGTGCGATCCGTTGCGGTGGATCCTAGCAATACTTGGTTTTGTACAGGATCAGCCGATCGAACTATCAAGGTAAAGGGATTGTATCCTGAAAATTCCAATGGGGGATAAACCTGTCAGTGTGCCTTTGGATTTTTTGTTTGGGTGGGGGGGGATTTGGAAGTGTTCAAGAATCCAGTTTTTGCGGAGATGAaacatttcttttttattttttttgggtcaGTAGAGATGAACCATTTATCATGTTGACcacaaattttaatttaaaagcCGCTGTAATATTGGATTTAAGGTGTAATGGCTCTGGAATCGAGTCGCCCTGTTTCAGCTTGTGCACCTCTGACCAGTTCTACCAGCTCCAAACTGTTAGATAAGTCACATCATTCTTCAACAGCCAGTATCATATCGGATGAGCTAGTTATGCTGAAAGAATTACTGAAGTACTTACATATTACCCTGGACTAAAAAATTGAAATAGCACcgataaaaaaaatggaaaaagaaaatgGAAATAGTATTGCTGGTATCAGAATTCATTTTTGGGAGCCTGATAACTGTACTGGTTTTCTCCTAGTTCAGGTGAAAATTAATGCACATTTATGCAGTTTTTATTTGAATGTAGCCTGGATTTTGTTACTTAGCATAAAAAACATTTATTGTATGCACGACCAGCAATGAAGATGATTTAGTTGTGATTATATACTATCTACCATTAAGTATCACTTCTGATCATGAGTCTTAATAACTTGGGGGTTAGTTAGAAAATCTGTGTGCACGCTTCATAGAAGGCTCTAGAGTTGGTACTCAAGACGAAGTTACATACTACATTCCTAAGTTATTGAAGGCATATTATGGTAATTGGCGAGGACACATCTTTGCCTGTGTCTTTATTAGACTGGTGGGAATTTGTTACCAGTTTTTATTTTCATATACTGATGGCTACGCGTATATTAGGCAGTTGTAATTGGTTGTCCATTAGGCGCTAAGTCTATCTTCTTTTTTCCGCCATGGCACTAGATATGGGATTTAGCAAGTGGAAGACTGAAGCTCACTTTAACAGGGCACATTGAACAAGTGCGAGGTTTGTTCTCTAGAACTTCTATTTGTTCAGAAGTTCGATCAAATATTATAATATGTTTGAGGATATTGAGTGCTAACCTAAGATATAGACCAGTGACAATAGGAGTCTCCTTGCAGGCCTTGCTGTTAGCCACAAACACACATACATGTTCTCAGCTGGTGATGATAAGCTAGTTAAATGCTGGGACCTGGAACAAAATAAGGTAATTATGTCAGTGCTGATTGCTATTCACAACTCACGGTCAATGTATTGGGGTACATGTTGACTTATATGTTTTTTTCAGGTGATCCGCTCCTATCATGGCCACCTCAGTGGTGTTTATTGCTTGGCTCTTCATCCAACCATTGACATCTTGTTCACTGGGGGTCGCGATTCTGTCTGTCGGGTATTATTACTGATGCTTCTTTTCTTAGGTGATAGCTGATCCTAGTACTGAAGCTTTTAGTAGTTTTTCTACTTTGTACTTTCTATGTCAACACCTATGAAGTTCTGacttttatttgaattttatcaTGATTTCAGGTTTGGGATATTCGTAGCAAGATGCAAATTCATGCTCTATCTGGACATGATAACACTGTTTGTTCTGTTTTCACCAGGCCGATGGTAAGCATTCCTTTATAGTTGGGTCTATTTGTTACATCTATGTCTTAATATTTTAAGCATGAGGCAATAATACAGCCCTTGACTTAGAGGTACAGTAATGTGGAgattaaggcctcatttgttttcattaagattaagacgtctggaTCTGAATGCACatttgaatgattaagatgttgtttctaggtctgaacactgaatgattaagattgtTTGTTTTTCAATAGCTGAATGtacataatgtatttatttaaacataataaatatacaatttaaattaaaaagtaattaaatagtagaaaataaatacaaatttaataaaataaaatattatttgattaaaaaaaatgaaacatttatgttcactagtaatggtggagatgttTTGTAACCGTGGTGGGTGGTAAGTGGGGGTGGAGGGGTGAGCGGGTGGTTGGGGTGAGGGGAGGTAGTGGTGTGGGgttggtggggagtgggggtggagTTGGTGGTGGGAGGTGGAGGTAgggggagtgggggtgggtggtatggggtaggggttggtggggagtgggggtagggttggtggtgggaggtgggggtagtgggggtgggtggtgtagGGTGGGATTGGGGTTGTTGGTGGGGTGGGGATGGTGGGAAGTGGGGGAGTTAAAGTGGAGAGTaggtgggtggtggggtggggttgaggtggaTGGGTGGGGTTGGAGTGGAGAGTGGGTGAGGGTAGGGTTGAGGTGGAGGGTTTGGGATTGGTGTTGGAGCTAGTGATaaaaaagtttcatacaaaaataccacttaatgatattaagacttggttcaagatcttaatgattaagacctattaagacccaataagtgcttagatcttaatgcaaacaaatgcacttagagcctgtttggatgggcttatgcctataagctaaaaaaaataagttggggtagtctaacttattttttttggcttataagcagttttcagcttataagctgctttagataagctaagtcaaatgggcccaattatttttttgagcttattttaagtacaaaatgactttaagctggccagccaaacactcaaaaaagctgaaaacagcttataagcaacttataagccaatccaaacgggctcttaatggcttaaggtctgaatcattcagattcagacctccaataagtgcaaacaaatgaggtctAAGTGACGATTGAAAGCTTAAAAAATCTAGATGTAGGAGAAAATTTGATCCTGAATTGAAACCCTAGTTTGGTTAAAGTTGAAATCCTAAATTCCTGGAGCCTTTAGTTTCAAAAATAATAATTCTGGAGCATTAATCTAGATTGGACTACCAGACTATTACTCTGCTAATACACTTACAAGTGGATCAGTTGACTGGCTAGACCGAGACAATGCCCAAAGAGAGTAGCAAAAATTGCAAGAAGAGTGAACTCCATACAACGTTGGAAGATAGTACTCAAGGCTCTACTACTGCAGGACCTAATCATACTCGAAGAAGAGGTTGATTCTGGCTTTTTGGGGCATACTGTTCCGTGAGCAGTTCACACTTTCATAAATAAAAATTTATATCATGAAATAGTATTTGCCCCTTATGACTTCCTCCACCTATTTCCATAACCAACTAACTTCTGCTTTTTGGATTTACATAAACTCGTTGTGACTTCCCTAGCCATcagattctttttttttgtttcaaccTTCTTTGTCTAAAATTAGGTCCAATTTTCTTCACCCGAGATTATCAAcaaattctttttttatttattaaagcTGATCGTAGTCTATGTTAAGATTACTGCCTGTTAGGAGcaaatttaatttagatttagTGTTGATCTTAGAAATGTAGGTTTCCTTTTATACAGGAAACTTTATACTTCACATAATATGTACTACTGTATTTGTTATCTTTTCAAATTTTTTCACCCTTCCTATTTTGGAACATTAAAAAATGGTTGACACAATTATATTTCCATACAACTTTCACAACTTTCACaacttttaaacataataaaCCAGGCTTAATACCCAAGTAGACACTTCTACTTGCAGATATTTGTATTCTCGGCCCCTCAACTTCACGGGGTCTCATCCAGAtacctaacaacaacaacaacaacaacaacaagcccagtataatcccaccatgtggggtctggggagggtagagtgaacccccaccttgaaaggtaggacggctgtttccgaaagacccttggctcaagagaggaaaaaaacaagacaaaaggtcagataggaccaagcatatcgaaacaatatgaaaacaaggaataacaaaatcGAGAAAGTCctggtagaacagtccggaaagaaaagagcattaactactatagataaataagataaccaaagtacaacggcccaacaaatataagcagcaatcaaatgcagaaatcaaatagcaataaacaaatgagcaaaactacaactactatggtgaaaggataagccacctagccttctatcctaatctgagtcctccacaacctcctatctaaggtcatgtcctcggtgagctgaaactgtgccatatcctgtctaatcacctctccccaatacttcttcggcctccctttacctctcctgaaaccgtccatagccaacctctcacacctccgcactggagcatctgtgtctctcctcttcacatgcccaaaccatctcagcctcgcttcccgcattttgtcctccaccgatgccactcccaccttgtctcgaatatcttcattcctaattctatccctcctagtgtgcccacacatccaccgcgagtctcgtcaatcaggactatggcatccgcgaacaacatacaccaaggcaccttaccttgtatttgtcgcgtcaattcatccataaccaaggcgaatagaaacgggctaagagctgatccctgatgcaaccccatcaaaacagggaagtgctccgagtctcctcctaccgtccttaccctggtcttagctctatcatacatgtcctttattgctctaatgtacaccacaggtacacctttagcctccaagcatctccataggacctctcttggcactttgtcgtaggccttttctaggtcaatgaataccatgtgcaagtccctcttccgctccctatactgctccaccaatctccttacaatatgaatggcttctgtagtcgagcgcctcggcatgaatccaaactggttctctgaaatagacacacctctcctcaccctcatttccaccaccctttcccacactttcatagtgtgacttagcagcttgatacctctatagttgttgcagctttgaatgtctcccttgttcttgtacacgggaatcattgtactccacctccattcttccggcatcttcgctgtcttgaaaatgacattaaacaacccagtcaaccactccaagcctaccctgcctgcattcttccaaaattccctaggaatctcgtcaggtccggtcgctcttcccctgcgcatcctacgaacagctcccttgacctcctcaacctttatactcctacaatatccaaagtcgcgacgcctatcagagtgctccaagtctcccaacacaatgtctctgtcccctccttcgttcaagagttcatgaaagtatgactgccatctctgtctaatgtgggtttcctgtaccaacacttggccatcctcgtccttgatgcacttcacttgatccaagtcgcgtgccttcctctctcGCCTTGACAAGCTTAAATAGCTTCTTATCCCCACttctgtcctctagttctgcataaaggcgttcaaaggctgccgttttagccgccgaaactgccaacttcgcctcctttctcgccatcttatacttttccctgttcgtccgcttctcttcatcattcttgctatctaccaacttcacatatgcctgcttctttgcttttaccttcccttggacttctccattccaccaccaatcccttcggtgcccaccacggcggcctcgtgagaccccaatacctctctagctgctttcctaatgcaactggccgtcctatctcacatactgctcgcatcccccctactatcccacgctcccatagccatcaacttctcccccatctctagggcactagacagagtcaaactcccccacctaatcctcggtcggtcatccacgaccctcttcttcttcttcttcttccttcttatctccaaatccatcaccaatagtttatgttgggtcgtaagattctcactcggtatgaccttgcagtccttacagaggtctttatcatcttttctaagaAGCAAAAAGTCTATTTGCGTCGCAGCCACCGacctacggaaggttaccaagtgctcctccttcttcggaaaactcgagttggctaccaCCAATCCAAAAGCTTTTGCGAAATCCAGGAGTGAGACTCCTCTACCATTCCTGTCCCTGAAGCCAAATCCTCCACGCACCTCGTCATAACCCCTCGAAAcagacccaatgtgcccattgaaatctcctcctatgaataacttctcaggaggcggtatacttaccaccacttcgtccaagtcctcccaaaagcgcctttttacctcctcgtccaaacccacttgtggcgcgtaggcactaataatgttcaaggtgaaccctccaacgactaacttaatcgccatcatcctgtcattgatcctcctaacctctaccacctgatctctaagctcactatctactaagatccctaccccattcctatacctcgacttgcccgagaaccaaagcttgtacccgtccacctccttagctttaggtcctacccatttagtctcttggacgcaagctatattaatcctcctcttcttaagaatcttaactaactctatggactttcccgataaagtcccaatattccaagaccctactctcaacctagaagctCCCTCAACCCCCTTAGCCCCCCCAACCCTAGCCCCTGATCccaaccgagaacatgaccctagtctaccatccctcaccaaagccagtaaagcaaatatacgctagtgaaaggttaatctaagacaaacgaaggatcaATACTAAATCACAAGTTAGCAATAGTCTATAAGCAATGAAATAGGTATTTAATTAGGCGGAGCAGGCAAAATTTATAAGGCTAAAAGACAGGAAATGGGCTATTGGAGGTACCGACTCCAAGTAAATAAAACCTGTTGACCACCGAGAAATCTCTGTTTGCCGCCGGAAATACTGTTTGCCGCCAGGAACTGCCAGAAAACTCGAGTACCTGTGCAGAAACTGCCCGGAAACCTACTGGTGGAGGGTTTCCGGTCGCAGGGTAGAagagaaaggaaaagagaaaaaaaaacaaaaaaaggaagaaggaaagaaaagaggGAACAGAGGAGAGAGAGATCTGGCCGGCCGGAAGCGTATTACCAGTGGTGGTCGTCGTCGTCGCCGGTGGCCGTTTGGGGTGGCTTGGttggggtttgggggggggggggggagctgcAACTTACCGTTGGTGAGAGATGAGAGGAGAGAGAAATAGAAAAGTGAAGCTGATCTAATATTTTTTAAGTTTCTCAAATGGGTGAAATTAATACATTACCGACTTCACATCTCTGAAGCTACCAAATGTATTTCCCATTAATTTTTCAttgaagaaaaaaatgaagagatTAAATCTGTATTGGCTAAAAATGGGAAAAAAGAGGTAGGGGTTGCAATTTATAAGGTTGAAGGGAAAGATATAGAAGTAAAAAAAACACTGGGACTGACCTTttgttgaaaaagaaaaaatatgccttgggttgttttctgtttttggTGTTATTTAAACAAAAAACCAAAATGGTTTTCTGAACCAAAATGTTTGGTTGGAAAACGAAAAATGCACTATTGTGGTGGTGGTCTAGCTGGTAATCACATGGAATCTGCAACGTGTTTTATATAAAGATATATTGTGATTTTATGCTATTTGTTTTATGCTAAAATCCATATGAGCACAAGATCCAAATGACCTTTTATGGATACTTTCTGGTTTAATCCCTAATGTGACCCCTGGATGTTTCTTGATAAGGAAGGCTCACATAGTAGAAACACGGTACAGACTACAGACTGCCCATGCAAATGGATGTACCTTCATGCGACAGTTAACCTTAGCAACTACTATTGCGTCCACGTATCTGTCATTTTAGAAGTGGTTTCTGTATAATTTACACAATTAGTTTAATTTTGCTGGAAATTCTGATATTTTAAGAATCAAAGAACTCCCGGGAGCTGGCTCTACTAAAAACATTATGCAAGCTGTCTCATTTTAATGATGTCATAATCGTATGTTAATGACTTTTGTAGTTGCATTATGACCTACAGTTAACAATCAGATTTCATGATGGGAAGTTTTGTTTCAGGATCCACAGGTTATAACCGGCTCTCATGATAGTACCATTAAGCTCTGGGACCTTAGATATGGTAACTTGGATTTCCTTACTGGAATTTTATGCTCTGTTTATTTTTATAATGGTTTCAGTTTCTGACTTCGTAAGATTATTAATTGTCCTTGCCTGGCAGGTAAGGCAATGGCAACCCTAACACATCACAAGAAATCTGTTCGAGCTATGGCTCAGCATCCTTCGGAGTATGTTTACATGACAGATGCTGCTATTTATCTGATTTGCTACCTTCTCCTTGGAGTACACTGCTAATCATTATTTTCTTTTTGCTGTAGGGATTGTTTTGCTTCTGCATCAGCAGACAACATAAAGAAATTCAGCCTTCCAAAAGGAGAATTTATGCACAACATGCTGTAAGTTTCGTGACATGCCATAAAATTTTTACATCTACATCTTAATATATCTGGCATCATAATTCAGTATCCTTTTTTGTTAGTAAATTAGAATCTAAAATCatgttgaatttttttttttccagctccCAACAGAAAACCATAGTCAATGCGATGGCGGTTAATGATGATGGTGTAATGGTCACAGGAGGTAAGAAATAGTTAATAACACCACGGCATCTACTCATTCCCTTATTTTTGTTCTGCCCGTCCGACTCCTTGCTTTCCTCATTCTTGTTCTTAAGCTGGAGGTAAATGATGTAATATGCTGATGATTGTGCATTTCCTTTGTGAAGGTGACAATGGAAGCATGTGGTTTTGGGATTGGAAAAGCGGTCACAATTTCCAGCAAGCTCAAACTATTGTTCAACCTGGTATGCATGTTGATAATTTGATGTCTACTTCTATTGTTTGCTCAAAAAGAGCAAAAGGTTTATTTTAGTATTACCATGTCTCAGGGTCGTTGGACAGTGAGGCTGGCATCTATGCTCTCACCTATGACGTAACTGGCTCAAGGCTGATCAGTTGTGAAGCTGATAAGACCATCAAGATGTGGAAAGAAGATGAAAATGCGACCCCAGAAACTCATCCACTTCACTTTAAGCCTCCAAAAGACATAAGGCGTTTCTAGTTACAATTGCAGTTCAGAAAGCGTTTTAGGAAAAACCCTTTGTAATACATACGAATCGAACTTTTTGTTCGGGTCTTTCAGAGCTAGACTGGCCCGAGAAAGGCACCATTTCAGAGTAGTTGGTGTTGATTCGTTTGCCTCTTTGTATTCACCATTTATTTTTGTGCTGACCTAGCTGATCTTTACGGTGAGTTGAGATTCTATTGATGTATAAATAGATACTTTAAAGTAAATGCAAGGAAATTAGTGGGTATTTGTATGACTGAAGTCGTATCTGTAAGAATATTTTTCGTGAGAAAGTTATTTTCCGTTGTCTTTTTTTTCCTCTCAACTAATTTAAACACTTAATTGTATATTGATTGTTCCAACTAAGATTAACAATCAGATTCAAGGGTAAGTGTCCGTTCAAAAAGTTTGCCTGCATTTGACTTTCAAAAGTTGGGCAAAGCTATTTTTAGAAGGTTTCTTAAGCGAAAAGAACAATATTGTTAACAAAAAAAGCAATTAACAAAATTGTAGAGGACTGAACCGATAACCTTACACATCACATTTGGGAGAAATGAGAGGCATTCCTCAATTCTAATTACATATATTATTCCAGATCGACTTTTGGAAAATTACTCGTACAAGTGCGTAACTAATGAAAGTTCGTCTCGTATCTAATAGTAACTTTTTCTAACCATTCCGGGATTTGCTATTAATTTAATGTTTATTCCCACTTATAACATGGTTAAGCAGAACTTGCTAACATACTTTAGCTTCCAGTTGAAAAGAATATCCTAACATTCCTAAGAAAATGGTTAGTGTTATTCGAACAATTAGTATTAACCTCCCTACCTCTGCTTTCTCTCAAACAATACATATGGAGATTCTGGATAATGAAAATATCAAACGTATGCAATTTCTCCAGCAGAATAGACAAAGATGCCTTTAATATTGTTGATTTGTCTTTTGTTAACCGATCGACTCATAGAAGCCCCTAATGTTATTTTCTATCTCAAATATACACCTGAACAATTTAAAAAGTCTAAATATACACCTCGTACTAATGGTGGAAGTCGCATCAGGTATATTTGAACCTTTTTAATTGCGTGGGGCACCCCTAAGTACTGCACCTGGAAATTATTTCCATATACTGCATTTATTTAATTCAAAATTTTGTTTGGCCTTTGAAAATTAATAATATTATTGGAAAACGTATTGGATGTGGGAGTATTAGGGGAAATAAATGAAAAGCTCTAAACTTCCTGTTTAGTATAAGTCTCTAATTAAGTCCTATGAAATTTATGAGTTACAAATAAACCAATATGTATATCTTCGAAAATATTGAAAACGctaattttcttaaaatttattttttattgaaaacgctaattttcttaaaatttattttttattgaaaACGCTAATTTTCTTaacatttattttttatttgcaGATCCTCATTAGTCAGtaatgatagtaataataataTAGAAAGTATAATCATGATAGGCTAGCCGCTAGTTAGAAAAACAAATTATAAATATGTTCCCTCCATCTTGGGTCACAAGAAACTCTAATAAACATTCCAGAAAATACTACTGATCCTAGCTAgtgaagagagaaaaaaataataatggaCGAAACAGAAAATAAAATACGGAAAGTAtatactccatccgtttcaatttatatgaactcatttgactgggcacgacatttaagaaagagggaagatttttgaaacttgtggttcaaaataagccttgaaaatttgtgtggttgtaaatcattcataaagtgaatttgttttcaaattagaaaagaggtcattcattttggcacggactaaaaaaaaatagattcaaacaatttgaaacagagggagtaatactCATGCACATGGATATATCACATCCAATCAACAGTGTCCACCCAATTAAACCCTATAATGAAAATTAGGAAGcaaattaattatgataaatacATTACAAAACCTAGAAACTGAAACCTTTTCTACTAGATTTAGGAAACAAAATAAAAGAAGCTTTAGCTCCAAGtaagaaatatatataaatagttgTTCTAAGAACCA
The sequence above is a segment of the Lycium barbarum isolate Lr01 chromosome 6, ASM1917538v2, whole genome shotgun sequence genome. Coding sequences within it:
- the LOC132645602 gene encoding protein pleiotropic regulatory locus 1, encoding MPGPTMESEVPVEPQSLKKLSFKSLKRSLDLFSPLHGHFPPPDPQSKKIRTSYKLNVEYGGIKGTAAQPSSNAKVAAQNQAQQASAPSNALSLPGPENTRDKGTGNELALGPSIPAKGSTDGKSSAIVSSHGSSERNLSTAAIMERIPSRWPRPIWRAPWKNYRVISGHLGWVRSVAVDPSNTWFCTGSADRTIKIWDLASGRLKLTLTGHIEQVRGLAVSHKHTYMFSAGDDKLVKCWDLEQNKVIRSYHGHLSGVYCLALHPTIDILFTGGRDSVCRVWDIRSKMQIHALSGHDNTVCSVFTRPMDPQVITGSHDSTIKLWDLRYGKAMATLTHHKKSVRAMAQHPSEDCFASASADNIKKFSLPKGEFMHNMLSQQKTIVNAMAVNDDGVMVTGGDNGSMWFWDWKSGHNFQQAQTIVQPGSLDSEAGIYALTYDVTGSRLISCEADKTIKMWKEDENATPETHPLHFKPPKDIRRF